Genomic window (Nitrosophilus kaiyonis):
ACTCTTTTGGAGTCATAAGCTCTTTATCAAACTCTATTTCATTACTCTCTTCTTCCTCTTCACCAAAAAGAATTTTATAAGCTGATACTACACAATTTTTACAAATATATACATCATTTCCTGCAATTAATGGATTTTCTTCACTTTCATAAGATCCACAAAAACTACACTTTCTAAGCATCCATTTCCTTTATTTAAATTTAGACATCAGTCGGTAGTCCTTAGTAACTTTATTTCGTTATTCGTAATTAGTAATTAGTGTTAAGTTTTTTAAACTAACACTAACACGATTCACTATCAATAAATTCTTAATTCTTAACTCTTACACTATCTATAAAACTCAATGATTAATGACTTAATGACTAATGACTTCTTGCTCATCTAAAAGGTATTCCCCTTTTAGTTTCTAAAACAAATTTTGCTAAATTTTTAATATGATCATTATTACTATTTTCATATAAACTTAAAGCTGTCTCTTGCAAAGGTTTTCCACTTTGAAAAAGTTCTTTATATGCTTTTTTAAGAATATCAACAACTTCTCTTCCTAGTTTTCTTCTAAGTCCAACTATATTTAATCCCCTAAGTACAGCTCTATTGCCTTCAGCAAGACAATAAGGAGGAATATCTTGATTAACTGCACTAGCACCTGCTATCATAGCAAAATCACCAATTTTGACAAATTGATGAACAGGACTCATTCCACCAATTACCACATTATCCCCAAGTTCAACATGACCTGCTAATGTGGCAGCATTTGCTAATATACAGTTATTCCCTATAATACAGTCATGAGCTACATGAACATATCCCATAAAAAAATTATTATCTCCAATAACTGTTTTTCCTCCACCACCTTTTGTTCCGGGATTAAATAGACAAAATTCCCTTATAACATTATTTTTGCCAATAATTAATTCTACATCTTCTCCACTAAATTTCATATCTTGAGGAATAGACCCAATTACTGAATTATAAAAAATTTTAGTACCTTCACCAATTATAGTCTTTCCATCAATAACTGCACCTTGCATAATAACGCAATTATCACCTATTATTGCATCTTTTGAGATATAAACATTTGGCCCTATGGTTACATTTTTACCTATTTTTGCGCCTTCTTCAATTATTGCTTTTTCTGAAATCATTAATACTCCATAAATTAGTCATTAGTCGTCAGCCTTTAGTCTTTAGACATTGGACACCGGCCATTTTGTTTCGTTATTCGTAATTCGTAAAACGTGATTGGTAATTGGAAATTAGCTTCTTCACAGCTTCACACCTTCTCCGCTTCCCTACTTATCCCCATTTTCTCACTTTCTCACTTCCTTACTCATCTTACTCAACTACTCACCAAAACACTATCTATCAACAATCATAGCCTTTAATTCTGCTTCTGCAACTAAATTTTCATCAACATATGCTTTTCCTTCAAGCACCCAGATATTTCCTCTATGTTTAATGACATTTAGTCTATATTCTAATCTATCACCAGGTTTTACAGGATTTCTAAATTTGGCTTTATCGATACTCATAAAATAAACAACTTTATCTTTTGCAGCTTCTTGGGCCTCTTTCGATGAGCTTTTAAAAGCCAAAATTCCTCCAGCTTGTGCCATTCCTTCTATTATCATAACACCCGGATAAATTGGATGACCAGGAAAATGCCCTTCAAATACTGGCTCACTGATACTTACATTTTTATAAGCAACTACACTCTCTCCCTCTTTCAAATCTGTTACTCTATCAACAAGTAAAAAAGGATATCTATGTGGTAATATGTTTTGAATTTCTACAACATCTATCATTATTATCCTTTATTGTAAGTTTAAGTTGTCAAAATAGTTGAGTGGTTGAGTAGTTTCTTATATTACAATTTAACCACTCAACTACTTAGCCACCCAACTAATCAACCATATTATTAAATTTCGATATTTTATCTTAATGTTACTAAATTTTCTCTAACATCGTTATATAGTTTATATTTTAAATATATTTCAATTTTTTTTGTTGGAATTTTATCAACTACAATTATTGCAGATGTATCATAATCTTCAAAACTCAAATGTTTTCTTACCTCTATCTCATGTTTAACATCAAAATCACTAAATATCATCTCTTTAACACTTTTAAAATTAAGCCCACTTAGCTCATTAAAAAATTTAAGCTCAATAAATCTTACCTCTTCTCTATTTAAATAATATACATTGCTAAGTTCGAAATCTATTTTGCCTCTAATATAGTCTCTTTTTGATGTGGAATAATAAAGAAAATAGGATGGAATAACATTTTTATCCTCTTTTACAAATGCTCTCAATAATCTATAATTTAAAAATTTTTGTCTTATTATTTTATATTCAATATTTTTCTCTTCTAATTTTATTCTCTCTTCATAAATTTTTAGTCTCTCTTCTATGGAAGCTGGTAATATTTGATTGTTTATTGGATTTATCATCTCATCCATAAAAATATTTTGTTCCTCTCTTTGATTCATCAAACCAAACAGACAGCCACAATAATCTTGACGATATAACTTTTGCTCTTTTGTTACACGAGATTGCTCTTGTGAACCGCCACCGCTTCTATAATCAACAAATATAAACTTAGTATCCAGCTCTTTATCAATCTCTTTTGCACTATTTTTTAACTGCTCTTGAGATTTTAAAGGACTTACCAAAAGAGTTGTTGTGTATCTTTTTTCTCCTAACTCTTTTGCTTTTCTCGCAGCAACTTTTAATCTTTTATCAAAACATATTTCACATCTTTTCCCTTTTTCTGGCTCTTTTTCAAGACCTTCTACAGCTTTTAACCAATTTTCAAAATCATACTCCCCTTCAATAAGTTCAATTCCCAATTTTTCGCAACTTCTTTTTACATCTAAAAGTCTTAATTTGTATTCACTATATGGATGAATATTTGGATCATAAAAAAAACCTATCAATTTTTCATTTGGAAAATCTTTTTTTAGTTTTTCTAAAAAAAAGTGACTATCAACACTACAGCATATATGTACTAACATTCTTCCCCATTCCCTTCCAAATCTTTTATCCATTCAGAAACAACAGCATCACTTGGCATTCTCCAATCGCCTCTTGGACTAAGAGAGATTGAGCCAACTTTTGGACCATCAGGCATACAGCTTCTTTTAAATTGATTTACAAAAAATCTTTTTATAAAAACTTTGAGCCATTTTCTAATAGTTTTTTCATCATATCTATCTTCAAAAGCAATATTTGCTAAAAACTCTATTTTTATTGGAGTTGCTCCATATTTGATCATATGATAAAGAAAAAAGTCATGAAGCTCATATGGTCCTATTATATTTTCTGTTTTTTGAGTAATCTCTTCATCTTTTTTAGGCAAAAGCTCCGGTGAAACAGGTGTATTTATAATATCTATTAAAATATCTGCAACCTTTTTTTCCATATTTGAAGCTACCCAATTTATAACATATCTTATCAATGTTTTTGGAACAGATGCATTTACATTATACATAGAGATATGATCAGCGTTATATGTTGAAAAACCAAGAGCAATTTCACTTAAATCTCCTGTCCCAACAACAATACCACCCTCTTTATTAGCAATATCCATTAAAATCTGCGTTCTCTCTCTTGCTTGTGCATTTTCATAAGTTATATCATGAATATTTGGATCATGCCCAATCTCTTTAAAATGCTCTAAAACTGCATCTTTTATATCTATCTCTCTAAAATCTACGCTAAAATATTCACAAAGCTTTTTTGCATTTTCATATGTTCTGCTTGTTGTACCAAATCCAGGCATAGTTATTGCTATAATATCTTTAAAATCTTTATTTAATAATTCACAAGTTTTTATACAAACCAATAGCGCCAATGTTGAATCAAGTCCGCCAGATATTCCTAGGATTAGTTTTGGATTTCCAATATGCTCTACTCTTTTTGCAAGCCCAGCTGATTGAATATTAAATATCTCTTGACATCTTTTATCTATAACATTAGGATTTGAAGGAACAAATGGATGAGGATCTATATATCTATTTAAAGTATCAATTTTATTTAATTGGTTTAAATTTATAACTCTAAAATTTTCAATAACACTATCTTTATATGAAGTCTCACTAATTCTTATAAAATTTAATTTTTGAATATCAATATCTGCAGTTATAATTTGGCTTTCTCTTTGAAATCTGCTATTTTCATTTAATATTGTTCCATTTTCACCAATAATTAAATGTCCTCCATATACTAAATCGGTAGTAGATTCACCAACTCCACTTGATGCATATATATATCCACCTACAATTCTTGCGCTTTGAGTTTTTACAAGTTCTCTTCTATATTCATATTTTCCAACATACTCATTACTTGCTGATAGATTAAATATCAGATTTGCCCCAGCTTGAGCATAATGCAAAGATGGCGGAATAACACTCCATAAATCTTCACAAATCTCAACTCCAAATAGAATATCTTTATAATGAAATAGAAGATCAACTCCAAAAGGTATCTCTTTATCAAAAAAATCCAAAAAAGAGCTTTTTATATTTTTTCCACTTACAAACCATCTTTTTTCATAAAACTCTTTATATGTGGGAAGATAACTTTTAGGAACTACTCCTAAAATTTCTCCTTTTTGACAAACAAATGCACAGTTATAAAGTCTATTTTTATAAATTGCCGGAGCTCCCAAAATAAATACTATATTTAAATCTTTTGTTTTTTTCAAAATACTGTTTAAATGCTGATAAACATTTTCAATCAATATATCTTGAAAAAAAAGATCAGCTGCACTGTAAGAAGTTAAAGATAGCTCTGGAAAAACTGCAATAGAAATATTTTTTTCCTCTGCTTTAAAAATCAGATCAATAATTTCGCTGCTATTTTTTTCAATATCTGCAACCCAAACCCTAGGAGAAATTGCAGCAACTCTTGTAAAACCATACATCTTAATCTCTTTTTTCAAAAATCTCTATCGATTCGATAATATCACCTTGATCAATCATATCAAGAGTCATAAATGATGAGGCATCATCTTCAGGAATTTCCCCAAAAACTGTATGAATCCCATCTAAATGAGGACAATCAACAAAACATATAAAAAATTGGCTGCCTCCTGTATCGCGTCCTGCATGTGCCATTGATATAGCACCTCTTACATGTTTATGAATATTCTTATCACATTCACAAGGTATTGCCCATCCAGGTCCACCTGTTCCTGTACCCTTTGGACAGCCACCTTGAGCCATAAAACCTTTTATAACTCTATGAAATTTTAGTCCGTTATAAAATCCTTCATTTGCTAAATGTGCAAAATTTGCTACAGTATTTGGAACTTCATTTGGAAAAAGCTTTATCCAGACATCACCTTTATCTTTTATTTTAATTTTTGCCCAGTTTAATCTATTTAATTCGCTATCTGAAATATCGTAAATTTTTAGTTCTTTTTTAAATCTATTAAACATAATATTTTCCTTTTTATACATTTTTAAATTTTTTTTAATTATACCAAATAATTTAAACTCGATTTATAAGCTAATTTGTTAAAATCGAAAAAATCTCATCAAGGATTTGCTATGAAAAAAATTATTGCATCTTCTTTAACTTTAGGCCTATTATCTTTAGCTTATGCAGCAGCATATAAAATCCCAGAACAATCTATAAAATCTTTGGCACTTGGTGGAGCCTATGTAGCTGGGGCAGATGAAGCAGATTGTGCATATTTTAATCCAGCAAATATGAGTTTCCTAAATGAAAAGCAAAGATTTGAGCTTGCATTGACAGCAATATATCTTCCAAAAATCAAATACAGCGGTAAGCAGATAGTTGGAATGAGTGGGAATACACCTATTTACTATAAAGATGTATATGGGAAAAGTGCAGACAATGAAACAAAAAGTGAATCTTTTTTAATTCCTCATTTACATTTCATATCAAAACCTTTTGGTAAGGTAAGATATGGACTATCTTTGACAACTCCTGCAGGACTTTCAAAAAGATGGGAAGAGCAACCTCAAACATGGAGTGCTAAACAGTTTACTTTAAGAACATTAGAATTTAATCCAACAATTTCTTATCTTGTAAATGACAATTTTTCCATTGGCGCAGGTGTTAGAGCACTTTTTACAGATGGAAAAATTAAATTAAATCCACCTGTAAATAGTACAACAAGTTTAGATTATGATATGAAAGGTGACATTAGAACAGTTTTTGGATATAACTTGGCATTAAGTTATAGATTTGATAAAAGTTTTATAGTTTCAGCAACTTATAGATCAAAAATAGATCTAAAAGAAAAGGGTGATACCACAATTACAACATATAATAATGGAAACAAAGTAAATGAAGTAGATACAACGGGTAAAGTTACAGTACCACTTCCAGCAACACTTATTTTAGCAACCTCTTTAGATTTAAATGAAAAAGCAAGATTTGAAATTGTTTATGAAAGAACATTTTGGAGCAGTTATAAAAAATTAAAAATAGAGTTTGACGATGCAGAAAATTATAATATAGAAAAAGATAAAGATTGGGATGACACAAATACATTTAGAGTTGGATTAACCTATAAAAATAGTGATAAATTAACAACAATGTATGGCTTAAGCTATGACCAAACCCCAATACCAGCTAAAACTTTAGGCTATGAACTTCCAGATAGCGATGCTTTAATTTTATCATTAGGAGCACTTTATAAATATAAAGAAAATATATCATTAGGAATTGCATATCTGTATGATTATAAATTTAAAAGAGAGATAAACTTAAGTGATCAAAATATCAATGGAATTGTAGGAGAATTTAGCAAAGGTGGAGCACATCTTTTGAACCTATCTTTTAATTATAGGTTTTAAACATGTTTGAATACAGATATAACAGTTTTTATGAAATATTAAATGGGCATGCGAAAAAAAGAGGAAACAGTATAGCTCTATTTGATGAAAACAGAAAAATAACATACAAAAGGTTAAAACTCAAAGTTGATACTTTTGCAAGATTTTTAGAATTTATAAATATAAAAGAAAATGATAAAGTAGGTTTAGTTCTTGTAAATTCAACTGAATTTATTGTCTCATTCTTAGCTATACAAAAATTAGGAGCTATTCCTGTTCCTATTAATACATTTTTAAAAGAGGATGAAATTGCTTTTATATTAAATGATTGCGATGCAAAAGTTTTAATAAGCTCAGCAAAATTTGCAAAAGAGACAAAAAATCTATTCTCAAAAACAAAAATCCAAAAAATAATATGGGAAGGTGATTATAAAGATTTAGATGAAAATAATATTAGTTTTAAAGAGATATTATCAAATCTTGAATCTCACGAAAAAATAGATTTTAAACCAAATATTGATTATATTGCAACAATTATATATACTTCTGGTACCACTGGAAAACCAAAAGGTGCACTCCTTAGCTATAGAAATATATTCTCAAATATTTTAGGTGTTGAAAAACTTTTAAAAATAACTCCAAAAGATAGATTTATTGTATATCTGCCAATGTTTCACTCTTTTACATTAACTGTAACAGTATTAATGCCTCTATATTTTGCAAGCCCAATAGTTATAATAAGGTCAATATTGCCATTTTCAAATATAATAAAACAGGTACTATTAAAAAGGGTAACAATTTTTACTGGAGTTCCAGATGTTTACAAAGCTCTTGCAAAAGCTAAACTTCCTTGGTATTTTCATCTATTTAATAAAGTAAAATTTTATGTAAGTGGAGCTGCTGCACTTCCAGAGGATACTTTGAAAAAATTTAATCAAAAATTTAAAAAAGGAAAACTTCTTGAAGGATATGGGCTTAGTGAATGTTCACCTGTAGTTTCAGTTAACCTTCCAAACTTGCAAAAACCAAAATCTGTAGGGCCTGCAATTCCAGGAGTTGAAGTAAAAATTGTTGATGAAGATATGGTTGAATTGCCTTATGGTGAAATAGGAGAGATTATTGTAAAAGGTGATAATGTAATGCAAGGTTATCTTAACCGCCCAGAAGCTACAGCTCAAACTATTGTAAATGGTTGGCTAAAAACTGGTGACCTTGGCTATATGGATGAAGATGGATTTATTTACATAGTAGATAGAAAAAAAGATTTGATAATTTCAAAAGGAATTAATATCTATCCAAGAGAAATTGAAGAGATTTTACTTAACAACCCTTTTATCAAAGCTGCTGCAGTAATAGGGAAAAAAGATGAAAAAAGTGGAGAGATACCTGTTGCATATATTGAACTTGAAGAGGGAAGCAATATAAAAGAGAGTGAAATAAAAAAATATTTAAAAGAAAATTTGGCAAATTTTAAAATTCCAAAAGAGATATATATTGTGGATGAACTTCCAAAAAATGCAACGGGAAAAGTATTAAAAAGAGTCTTAAAAGAGAGGCTTGGCAAAGCCAACAGGCTTTAGAAAACAAACTGCTTTGTTTTCGTGCCAAGCCGAAAGATATGAATATATGTGAGTCCGAAAAACAAGGTTTTTCGTGATGAACATATGAGTATCTGGTAGACATTGAAAAAAATCACAACTGTAAAATAGTTCGTGATTTTTGGTCATTTTATAAAGCCGACAGGCTTTAGAAATAAAGGAAAAATATGAAAATTGCAGTTATTGGCGGTGGCGGAGTTGGAGGATATATTGCAGCAAAACTAAGTGAAGTTGCAGATGTTGATCTTATATCTAAATCTCTTCATCAATTAAAAATAATAGAAAACAATCAAGAAAAAATCTATCATCCAAATATTGTTCGAAGTCCGACTTCGAAGTTGTATGATATTGTTATTTTTGCAACAAAAAGCTATGTTTTAGAAAAACATGCAAAAGAGTTAGAAAAAAATGTCAATGAAAATACCATAATTTTACCTCTCTTAAATGGAATAAAGCCATATTATATTTTAAAAGAGATATTTAAAAACTCTAAAGTTATAAAAGGTGCAATCTATATCATATCAAATAAAATATCAACAGATACAATAAAAGTAAAAGGGAAA
Coding sequences:
- the lpxA gene encoding acyl-ACP--UDP-N-acetylglucosamine O-acyltransferase, producing the protein MISEKAIIEEGAKIGKNVTIGPNVYISKDAIIGDNCVIMQGAVIDGKTIIGEGTKIFYNSVIGSIPQDMKFSGEDVELIIGKNNVIREFCLFNPGTKGGGGKTVIGDNNFFMGYVHVAHDCIIGNNCILANAATLAGHVELGDNVVIGGMSPVHQFVKIGDFAMIAGASAVNQDIPPYCLAEGNRAVLRGLNIVGLRRKLGREVVDILKKAYKELFQSGKPLQETALSLYENSNNDHIKNLAKFVLETKRGIPFR
- the fabZ gene encoding 3-hydroxyacyl-ACP dehydratase FabZ → MIDVVEIQNILPHRYPFLLVDRVTDLKEGESVVAYKNVSISEPVFEGHFPGHPIYPGVMIIEGMAQAGGILAFKSSSKEAQEAAKDKVVYFMSIDKAKFRNPVKPGDRLEYRLNVIKHRGNIWVLEGKAYVDENLVAEAELKAMIVDR
- a CDS encoding epoxyqueuosine reductase QueH; its protein translation is MLVHICCSVDSHFFLEKLKKDFPNEKLIGFFYDPNIHPYSEYKLRLLDVKRSCEKLGIELIEGEYDFENWLKAVEGLEKEPEKGKRCEICFDKRLKVAARKAKELGEKRYTTTLLVSPLKSQEQLKNSAKEIDKELDTKFIFVDYRSGGGSQEQSRVTKEQKLYRQDYCGCLFGLMNQREEQNIFMDEMINPINNQILPASIEERLKIYEERIKLEEKNIEYKIIRQKFLNYRLLRAFVKEDKNVIPSYFLYYSTSKRDYIRGKIDFELSNVYYLNREEVRFIELKFFNELSGLNFKSVKEMIFSDFDVKHEIEVRKHLSFEDYDTSAIIVVDKIPTKKIEIYLKYKLYNDVRENLVTLR
- a CDS encoding NAD(+) synthase, with product MYGFTRVAAISPRVWVADIEKNSSEIIDLIFKAEEKNISIAVFPELSLTSYSAADLFFQDILIENVYQHLNSILKKTKDLNIVFILGAPAIYKNRLYNCAFVCQKGEILGVVPKSYLPTYKEFYEKRWFVSGKNIKSSFLDFFDKEIPFGVDLLFHYKDILFGVEICEDLWSVIPPSLHYAQAGANLIFNLSASNEYVGKYEYRRELVKTQSARIVGGYIYASSGVGESTTDLVYGGHLIIGENGTILNENSRFQRESQIITADIDIQKLNFIRISETSYKDSVIENFRVINLNQLNKIDTLNRYIDPHPFVPSNPNVIDKRCQEIFNIQSAGLAKRVEHIGNPKLILGISGGLDSTLALLVCIKTCELLNKDFKDIIAITMPGFGTTSRTYENAKKLCEYFSVDFREIDIKDAVLEHFKEIGHDPNIHDITYENAQARERTQILMDIANKEGGIVVGTGDLSEIALGFSTYNADHISMYNVNASVPKTLIRYVINWVASNMEKKVADILIDIINTPVSPELLPKKDEEITQKTENIIGPYELHDFFLYHMIKYGATPIKIEFLANIAFEDRYDEKTIRKWLKVFIKRFFVNQFKRSCMPDGPKVGSISLSPRGDWRMPSDAVVSEWIKDLEGNGEEC
- a CDS encoding peptidylprolyl isomerase; amino-acid sequence: MFNRFKKELKIYDISDSELNRLNWAKIKIKDKGDVWIKLFPNEVPNTVANFAHLANEGFYNGLKFHRVIKGFMAQGGCPKGTGTGGPGWAIPCECDKNIHKHVRGAISMAHAGRDTGGSQFFICFVDCPHLDGIHTVFGEIPEDDASSFMTLDMIDQGDIIESIEIFEKRD
- a CDS encoding OmpP1/FadL family transporter, with amino-acid sequence MKKIIASSLTLGLLSLAYAAAYKIPEQSIKSLALGGAYVAGADEADCAYFNPANMSFLNEKQRFELALTAIYLPKIKYSGKQIVGMSGNTPIYYKDVYGKSADNETKSESFLIPHLHFISKPFGKVRYGLSLTTPAGLSKRWEEQPQTWSAKQFTLRTLEFNPTISYLVNDNFSIGAGVRALFTDGKIKLNPPVNSTTSLDYDMKGDIRTVFGYNLALSYRFDKSFIVSATYRSKIDLKEKGDTTITTYNNGNKVNEVDTTGKVTVPLPATLILATSLDLNEKARFEIVYERTFWSSYKKLKIEFDDAENYNIEKDKDWDDTNTFRVGLTYKNSDKLTTMYGLSYDQTPIPAKTLGYELPDSDALILSLGALYKYKENISLGIAYLYDYKFKREINLSDQNINGIVGEFSKGGAHLLNLSFNYRF
- a CDS encoding fatty acid--CoA ligase, translating into MFEYRYNSFYEILNGHAKKRGNSIALFDENRKITYKRLKLKVDTFARFLEFINIKENDKVGLVLVNSTEFIVSFLAIQKLGAIPVPINTFLKEDEIAFILNDCDAKVLISSAKFAKETKNLFSKTKIQKIIWEGDYKDLDENNISFKEILSNLESHEKIDFKPNIDYIATIIYTSGTTGKPKGALLSYRNIFSNILGVEKLLKITPKDRFIVYLPMFHSFTLTVTVLMPLYFASPIVIIRSILPFSNIIKQVLLKRVTIFTGVPDVYKALAKAKLPWYFHLFNKVKFYVSGAAALPEDTLKKFNQKFKKGKLLEGYGLSECSPVVSVNLPNLQKPKSVGPAIPGVEVKIVDEDMVELPYGEIGEIIVKGDNVMQGYLNRPEATAQTIVNGWLKTGDLGYMDEDGFIYIVDRKKDLIISKGINIYPREIEEILLNNPFIKAAAVIGKKDEKSGEIPVAYIELEEGSNIKESEIKKYLKENLANFKIPKEIYIVDELPKNATGKVLKRVLKERLGKANRL